Proteins found in one Pocillopora verrucosa isolate sample1 chromosome 12, ASM3666991v2, whole genome shotgun sequence genomic segment:
- the LOC136277231 gene encoding tetratricopeptide repeat protein 28-like — protein MAYFLLAWVFELQGRLPKAVEHYQASINLFNSLRVLLISKDEWKVNFRNQHQLAYTGLWRVLVEQGNVDEALFVAEKGRAQALTDLMESSFCGGTSHHKGEDKDCAVLKNVPPNTVFQAVDKANVYLWVGSEGKQVQLRQSKLKGFVSENSGSSLSFESFMLGVYTQLGVLSNVRCENRSLDALREGRSKVDKKTKEAKPQPHIQQDGCLSTLYDIVMKPVADLIEGDELLIIPDGPLWIAPYAALKDGNSKYLCESFTIRVAPSLESLRLIADCPDDYHKSSDALVVGDPWVSEVTNSEGEKVLKQLPCAKEEVEMIGKILNIMPITGRQATKREVLKRLSSVSLVHFAAHGCMETGEIALTPDPHRISTVPTEEDYILTIGDVLNARLRAKLVVLSCCHSGRGEIKAEGVVGIARAFMGAGARSIVVSLWAIDDEATLEFMKHFYQQLAGGKPASKSLNLAMKSLRESDKFCDIKYWAPFLLIGDDVTLDFMAKERENLNMKSHK, from the coding sequence ATGGCCTACTTTTTATTAGCATGGGTTTTTGAGTTGCAAGGTAGACTGCCAAAAGCCGTTGAACATTACCAAGCTAGCATAAACTTATTCAATTCGTTGAGAGTACTTCTAATatctaaagatgagtggaaagttaattttcgaaatcagcatcaattggcgtatacgggtttgtggagagttctcgtagaacaaggtaatgtagatgaagccttatttgttgctgagaaaggacgagctcaagctctgaccgacctcatggaatccagtttttgtGGTGGAACAAGTCACCACAAGGGAGAAGATAAAGATTgtgcagttttaaaaaacgttccaccaaacactgtctttcaggcagtggacaAAGCTAACGTCTATCTTTGGGTTGGGTCCGAgggaaaacaagttcagttaagacaaagtaaactcaaaggttttgtttcagagaatagtggatCTAGCCTgtcctttgagtcgttcatgctcggtgtctatacacaacttggtgttctttctaatgtgagatgcgagaatcgatctttagatgctttgagggagggccgttcaaaagtggataagaaaaccaaagaagccaaGCCTCAACCTCACATCCAACAAGACGGAtgcttgagcactttgtatgatatcgTTATGAAGCCGGTGGCTGACTTGATTGAAGGGGATGAGCTACTCATTATTcctgatggacccctgtggatcgctccttacgctgcattgaaggatggtaattctaaatacctgtgtgagtcGTTCACAATCCGAGTCGCTCCATCGTTAGAaagtcttagactcattgccgattgcccagatgattatcacaaaagcagtgatgCGTTAGTTGTAGGGGATCCGTGGGTATCCGAGGTTACTAACAGCGAGGGAGAGAAAGTCCTCAAGCAGCTTCCGTgtgctaaagaagaagtagaaatgatcggaaaaattctgaatatcatgccaatcactggcagacaggccacgaaacgtgaggtgttgaaaagactcagttccgtttccCTAGTTCACTTTGCAGCACACGGATGTatggaaactggcgaaattgctcttacacctgacccaCACCGAATATCTACTGTGCCAACGgaggaggattacattttaacaattggAGATGTGTTGAATGCTCGACTTCGGGCCAAACTTGTTGTGCTTAGTTGCTGCCACAGCGGCCggggcgagatcaaggctgaaggtgtggttggcattgcgcgcgcttttatgggggctggtgctcggtctattgtggtgtccctgtgggcgattgatgacgaggctactctTGAGTTCATGAAACACTTTTATCAACAACTTGCAGGAGGTAAACCAGCAAGCAAAtcactgaacctggccatgaaaagcctcagagaatcagacAAGTTCTGCGACATCAAatactgggcgccctttttgctgattggagatgacgtcactcttgacttcatggcaaaggaaagagaaaatttgaatatgaaatcacataaatga